The following coding sequences lie in one Rutidosis leptorrhynchoides isolate AG116_Rl617_1_P2 chromosome 6, CSIRO_AGI_Rlap_v1, whole genome shotgun sequence genomic window:
- the LOC139852035 gene encoding uncharacterized protein encodes MRHSFQENALQIQIIQNDWPISKILTLSDVDITHPFLTLPRQPVELYILNHLTQLEREHLLNKEQIPIDAQDDDTGDVYLMKLKWSGSYYNLIGKWGRIVRSKGLEAGKEIKLSFYNGCLHFTVPDQQNPPVQQSQPAPIPVPVPVPVPVPAPVVRHNYWPIKKVLTLSDVDTNHPFLPLTRKSVEDHILVHWTPQQRELLRNEEQVNLNACDVDTGEIYIMKLRWRGNYYNLIGKWGKIVKRKGLGVGKEIKIRWANGCLNFCVPYERIVVEPETPVMMSQQDDWPIRKVLTSSDVDINHPFLTLPGKSVDDHILLYWASQAREQLRNEHQINVNARDDDTGDVYLMKLKWRGSYYNLIGKWGQIIRGKMLQVGQEIKVRWDNGCLVFSVPI; translated from the coding sequence ATGAGACATTCTTTTCAAGAAAACGCATTACAAATACAAATAATACAAAACGATTGGCCAATCAGTAAGATTCTCACCCTTTCGGACGTCGACATCACCCATCCGTTTCTCACTCTACCCCGCCAACCAGTCGAATTATACATCCTCAATCATCTAACGCAACTCGAAAGAGAACATTTACTTAACAAAGAACAAATACCGATCGATGCTCAAGATGATGACACGGGCGATGTTtatttgatgaaattaaaatggaGCGGAAGTTATTATAATCTTATCGGCAAATGGGGACGAATCGTAAGAAGCAAAGGGCTTGAAGCTGGTAAAGAAATTAAACTAAGCTTTTATAATGGATGTTTACACTTTACTGTGCCAGATCAGCAAAATCCACCTGTACAACAATCTCAACCCGCACCCATACCTGTACCCGTACCCGTACCCGTACCCGTACCCGCACCAGTAGTGCGTCACAATTACTGGCCGATTAAAAAGGTTCTAACTTTATCTGATGTGGACACTAATCATCCGTTTTTACCTTTGACACGTAAATCAGTTGAAGATCATATACTTGTTCATTGGACACCTCAGCAAAGGGAGCTTTTGAGAAACGAAGAACAAGTCAACTTAAACGCGTGTGATGTAGATACGGGAGAGATATATATAATGAAGCTGAGGTGGCGTGGTAATTATTATAACCTAATAGGTAAATGGGGTAAAATTGTGAAGAGAAAGGGACTCGGGGTAGGGAAAGAAATCAAGATTCGTTGGGCTAACGGATGCTTAAACTTTTGTGTACCGTACGAGCGTATTGTGGTTGAACCAGAAACTCCTGTGATGATGAGTCAGCAAGACGATTGGCCAATTAGGAAGGTGCTGACATCATCTGACGTGGACATAAACCATCCGTTTCTGACATTACCTGGGAAGTCAGTTGACGATCATATTCTTTTGTATTGGGCATCACAGGCACGAGAACAGTTAAGAAACGAGCACCAAATAAATGTGAATGCTCGAGATGATGATACGGGTGACGTGTATTTAATGAAGTTGAAATGGCGCGGGAGTTATTATAATTTGATAGGAAAATGGGGTCAGATTATAAGAGGGAAGATGTTGCAAGTTGGACAGGAGATTAAAGTTCGTTGGGATAACGGGTGCTTGGTTTTTTCGGTTCCTATATGA
- the LOC139856139 gene encoding LOW QUALITY PROTEIN: magnesium transporter MRS2-4-like (The sequence of the model RefSeq protein was modified relative to this genomic sequence to represent the inferred CDS: inserted 2 bases in 1 codon): MGKTNPFSFRRTNGNTTRRRKTTKEAXESQLLQPSPSPSPTPLDDAIPVAVASTKPKKKAGGARLWMKFNRSGESEVFECDKNTIIIRAGIPARDLRILGPVFSNSSNILARERAMIVNLEHIKVIVTVEEVLLLDPLHKEVLPFVDQLRQQIARKRLPNASVDRQLTLSNAKSNLSASGRWLTVPGTSECVPDELPFEFQVLEVALEVVCTYLDSSVADLERDAYPVLDELAKNVSTKNLERVRSLKSNLTRLLARVQKVRDELEHLLDDDEDMTQLYLTRKWLQHQRSTAMLGGVGSVSFNNGAHHLRRLSSVKSGSIMTTANLNDNDVDDLEMLREAYFMQLDGTRNKILSVREYIDDTEDYVNIQLDNQRNELIQLQLTLTIASFAIAFETLVAGLFGLNIPCHLYDIQGIFVPFVGGLTAISVAIFLLIYGYARRKKLLDS, from the exons ATGGGGAAAACTAACCCATTCTCGTTTCGCCGGACCAATGGTAACACAACAAGGCGTCGTAAAACCACCAAAGAGGC TGAATCACAGCTACTTCAACCGTCTCCATCGCCGTCGCCAACGCCTCTTGATGACGCGATTCCGGTTGCGGTTGCGTCGACCAAACCGAAGAAGAAAGCAGGTGGAGCTAGGTTATGGATGAAGTTCAATAGAAGTGGTGAATCTGAAGTGTTTGAGTGCGATAAAAACACGATCATCATACGAGCTGGTATTCCGGCTAGGGATTTGAGGATACTTGGCCCTGTTTTCTCCAATTCATCTAATATCCTTG CTAGGGAGAGGGCAATGATTGTTAATTTGGAACATATAAAGGTGATAGTCACGGTAGAAGAAGTGTTGTTACTTGATCCTCTACATAAAGAGGTTCTTCCATTCGTGGATCAACTGAGGCAACAAATAGCTCGTAAAAGGCTTCCGAATGCTTCAGTTGACCGTCAGCTTACTTTAAGTAATGCAAAATCGAACTTATCAGCATCTGGACGATGGCTAACTGTTCCTGGAACCTCGGAATGTGTGCCAGATGAGCTTCCATTTGAATTTCAAGTTCTGGAGGTTGCGTTGGAGGTAGTGTGCACATATTTGGACTCGAGTGTGGCAGACCTTGAGAGGGATGCATATCCTGTGCTAGATGAACTAGCAAAGAATGTCAGCACCAAGAATCTTGAGCGTGTTCGGAGCTTGAAAAGCAACCTTACTCGTTTGCTTGCTCGGGTACAAAAG GTGAGGGATGAACTTGAACATCTTCTTGATGACGACGAAGATATGACACAACTCTATTTAACAAGGAAGTGGTTACAGCATCAACGAAGTACGGCTATGTTGGGTGGTGTAGGTTCCGTTAGCTTCAACAACGGTGCACACCATCTGAGGCGACTCAGTTCAGTCAAGAGTGGAAGTATTATGACGACTGCTAATCTGAATGATAATGACGTGGATGATCTGGAAATGTTGCGTGAGGCTTATTTCATGCAACTTGATGGAACTCGTAACAAAATCTTATCT GTTCGTGAGTACATTGATGACACAGAGGACTATGTGAATATCCAACTGGACAACCAGCGAAACGAGCTAATTCAACTCCAGTTAACATTAACGATAGCGTCATTTGCTATAGCATTCGAGACCCTGGTGGCTGGATTATTTGGCTTGAACAT
- the LOC139853570 gene encoding uncharacterized protein, protein MTKKEAQSQQTSYPEELKKKWYVIFDGPSKGIYNNWATANQFILGRSVTHKSYKTLEATKVAFNEAYKTIATQPANEAKCLGSGMVNLNHYLYGQTTSLNAMNKMKSILSTTEKEDKKKPSTHIQRLWDNLVNYNENYATMMFYPKNRKTGPKAVFLPEASPLTISEYFVRGLIDTLYIDGRTLHEIKELPQRMQEAITRYRDNFAKEREIFLRMHSSYPIFNEDQQLLVPSFTIAYLGVSNGNYPIRDEALKITPTIDHLVSSLAGVYFRSSKIENGQEQQENVRINYVHKNVLIYSSIIEKIDEKGLNLINNFEEPFEAFTGQLSAIPEDIKRRLCKQISRAPRHSCEYCQEEDTFLAS, encoded by the coding sequence ATGACTAAAAAAGAAGCACAATCTCAACAAACATCGTATCCAGAAGAACTAAAGAAAAAATGGTATGTCATTTTTGACGGACCATCCAAAGGAATATACAACAACTGGGCAACAGCAAATCAGTTTATATTAGGTAGAAGCGTAACGCATAAAAGTTACAAAACTCTAGAAGCAACAAAGGTAGCATTCAATGAAGCATATAAAACAATAGCAACTCAACCAGCCAATGAAGCAAAATGTTTAGGATCGGGAATGGTTAATCTTAACCATTATCTTTATGGTCAAACAACAAGTTTAAATGCCATGAATAAGATGAAAAGTATTCTCTCTACAACAGAAAAAGAAGATAAGAAGAAACCATCCACACACATTCAAAGGTTATGGGATAACCTTGTGAATTACAACGAAAATTACGCAACAATGATGTTCTATCCCAAAAATAGGAAAACTGGCCCTAAAGCAGTTTTCTTACCAGAAGCATCACCATTAACAATATCAGAATATTTCGTCCGTGGATTAATTGATACCTTATATATCGATGGAAGAACACTTCATGAAATCAAGGAACTCCCTCAAAGAATGCAAGAAGCAATAACCAGATACAGAGACAATTTTGCAAAAGAAAGAGAAATATTTCTTAGAATGCATTCAAGCTACCCAATATTTAACGAAGACCAACAGTTACTTGTCCCATCATTTACAATAGCATATCTCGGAGTAAGCAATGGTAATTATCCAATAAGAGACGAAGCATTAAAAATAACTCCAACAATCGACCATCTGGTGTCATCACTAGCAGGAGTTTATTTCAGATCCTCAAAAATCGAAAATGGCCAAGAACAGCAAGAAAATGTGAGAATCAATTACGTTCACAAAAATGTCTTAATCTACTCAAGCATTATTGAAAAAATTGATGAAAAAGGTCTCAATCTAATCAACAATTTTGAAGAACCCTTTGAAGCATTCACAGGACAACTTTCTGCTATTCCAGAAGATATAAAAAGGCGTTTATGTAAACAGATATCCAGGGCACCAAGGCACAGTTGCGAATACTGTCAAGAAGAAGACACATTCCTAGCATCATAA
- the LOC139853569 gene encoding uncharacterized protein, with product MGHCLPGPAQKGCNMSTRSGPNIFGGPISVYTKPFYVNIDLTRTYGHLRSCPPSLGVGRPRGVRGGSRVATLGRIRVGSWNIGTLTGKRIELVDTFLKSNVDIGCVQETRWKGEGAVDIKDYRLWYSGSRTTRNGVGIFLGNLHKDNVVDSDRIMSVSLIIKEETFTVISAYAPHAGLSDAEKKSFWELLDEVVRGCPSDHRLIIVGDLIGHIGAEAEGYEGAHGGFGFGPRNEEGRSILEFAIAHELVVANSFFKKRDAQLATFHSGGRRTQIDFFSPSWGT from the exons ATGGGTCACTGCCTACCAGGGCCGGCCCAAAAGGGGTGCAACATGAGCACCCGTTCAGGGCCCAATATTTTTGGGGGCCCAATATCTGTATATACTAAGCCTTTTTAC GTTAATATAGATCTTACACGTACCTATGGTCACTTGAGGTCATGTCCTCCTAGTTTAGGGGTGGGTAGGCCCAGAGGGGTTAGAGGCGGTAGTAGGGTTGCCACCCTTGGTAGGATTAGAGTGGGTAGTTGGAATATAGGAACCTTGACGGGCAAGAGGATTGAGCTCGTTGATACCTTCCTTAAGAGTAATGTGGACATAGGATGtgttcaagagactagatggaagggtgAAGGGGCGGTAGATATTAAGGACTATAGGTTGTGGTACTCGGGTTCTAGGACAACACGGAACGGGGTAGGTATCTTTTTGGGAAATCTACATAAGGATAATGTTGTTGAcagcgataggattatgtcggttagtcTAATTATTAAGGAGGAGACTTTCACGGTCATTAGTGCATACGCACCTCATGCGGGTTTAAGTGATGCGGAAAAGAAGAGTTTTTGGGAATTGTTAGATGAGGTAGTGAGGGGGTGCCCATCGGATCATCGACTGATTATAGTGGGTGATCTGATTGGACACATAGGAGCGGAGGCAGAAGGTTACGAGGGAGCCCATGGGGGCTTTGGGTTTGGTCCTAGAAATGAAGAAGGGCGCTCAATTCTTGAGTTTGCCATTGCCCACGAGTTGGTTGTAGCAAACTCTTTCTTCAAAAAGAGGGATGCTCAGTTAGCCACTTTTCATAGCGGGGGTCGTCGCACCCAGATTGACTTTTTTTCTCCTTCGTGGGGAACTTAG